The nucleotide sequence catatcatttataaaaaacagaaataacaaCGGTGAAAGAGGCTCACCTTGCTTAACACCCATATTACTATCAAAATAGTCACTATATTGTGATCTAACACGTACACATGATTTCACtgattcatatatttttttgagcATCGATACAAGTTTGGTTGATGCACCATATTGTAACAATTTGTACCATATACCATTTCTATACACAACATCGAACGCTTTACGAAAGTCTATAAAGGCACagtataattttcttttatcagtATTAATAACCTGATTAATAATAGATGACAACACATAAATACAATCAACAGTACTACGTTTGCCTCTAAAGCCAAATTGGTTATCATTCAGTATAATGTCGTTATCAGCCCACAGGCGTAGTCTATTATCTaacaatatagaaaatattttagagaatATACTTGTTAAGGTAATACCTCTATAGTTATTTACATCATTGAGGTTTCCCTTTTTAGGAACCGGGACTATGATACCTTTAGTCCAACTTTGTGggtaaatacaattattgtacatataattaaacaatttacataaaacaggTGCAAATAAATCTTTACAATCGATAAACATTTCGGGTGTTAAATCATCAACACTACCACTTTTACCTCGTTTTAATGAACTAATGGCTTTAGTGACTTCTTCTATAGTAAAGTCTGTATCTAACTGATCAACATtaacaatatcatcatcatcagaatTATCAACATCCTCATTAGTAAAAACATCACCatcaaaaagatttttaaaatgattcaaaaaaTCATCTTTACTGATGCTATTATCTTTTGGCTTATTATTgcgtattttctttatttctttccAGAATTTCTGTGGTTGAGTTCTAGACATATTATGCAAATCACtcttttgttgtaaataaaactgtcGTTTAGCCTTACCTGTAATACCACGATATACATTACGTCTTGTACACAACAATCTACGATATTCATCAGTATTATATTTCCTATACAACTTATTTGCAGTTCGAAACTCCCGCCGTGCTGTCTCACAATCACCATTAAACCAGGGATTCCTAAATTtcctattattatttttaactccAGTATTTATTCTCTTACCACATGAAACAAATGCCTTATTATATAACAAAGTGGAAAATGTATCTACACTATTATCAATGTCAGTGTCACCACTTATCAGACGATCATCAATATTATGGAACTCgttacaaaaagaaatattagccctatatgaattaatattttctggACTCCATTCGaatttaacatagtttatatgatcatttgtatttatatcgTTTGGCATATTAATtgataatatacatgaaatagGGACATGAGGCGTAAACCTGTATAAATCATGAACTGTAAAATTCTTAACTAAGGGAAATAAATTCCGAGACACAATTGCATAGTCAATAACACTATTTCCGTTAttggatatatatgtataattgcCAACTTGCGCATCATCGCCTAATCTACCGTTAACTATTGTCATGTTGCTAGATAAACATAAGTCCAATAATTTAATACccaatgtatttacatttttatcgaCTGAATGTCTTATTGGGAAAATATCGTCACAGTCATTACACTCTATTGTAGGTATAAACCGTTCATAGTCATTCACGTTCGATAAAATATCTGATCTTTCGCCTGTCCGTGAGTTCAAATCACCCAATATTACAACATGTCCCTTATCACTGTATTTTCTCAACCCGAACTCTAATTGTTCAAAAAAGCCTATTTCATGGCTTTGAAAATACACTGAATTGCTAGGGGgtatgtaaacaaaacacatgtatatgtcaTCGCTTACATTAAAGTATAACTTGTCCGCTTTAATCCAAATAAACCCAGTTTTATCAGTTTCACAAATTGTTATTCCAGGTAGTATCGAAGATTTAATTAAAAGCACAATTCCACCGTGTCCCCGTCTAGATTTATTACTTTCCGGCCTAGGCACAGATATACTATGAAaaccattaatatttatttcatcgtCATCTTTTAACCATGATTCGCATAAGCCTAATAAGTCAAATGACTGAATAGCATTAATAAATTCTGAGTCGTTAAGGCATGATTTTAACCCCTCAATATTCCATGTGCCAATTTTCAAGTCAGTCACACACTTTTCTCCGTCCCCCTATTGAGAACCGGTAGTAGCGGTAGGTGGTTCCGGCTGTGCGCGGGTTTCCGTCGTCGTTGAAACTGTCACTGTCGTCGTCGCTGGTGGAGCCGTCATAGTCGCTGGTGGAGCCGTCAACGTCGCTGGTGGAGCCGTCATCGTCGCTGGTGGAGCCGTCATCGTCGCTGGTGGAGCCGTCATCGTCGGTAGAGGTCTAGCTGAGTCCAGGGAAACGGCCGCAGAAACCTGCGACCTCGCGTGCGGATAGGGCGGCGGCggcgtatatatcacgtcgacctgttttcatgtttaaatgtttcatttattcaacggattattcatcggaatcggaaaatagacgccatttttaTGACCCagtatggaaaaatatggggtcaccgcgtgaccagtcctggaccaatggtgTTGCGTCGTTAATGCTGGAGGCGTGATGTACCTTTATACAAGAAACTACAACACAAGAACTAGTCCGAACTACAGTCATATTCTAATTAGTATGTATCCCCTTATCGTTCCTTGCATTTTGTCTATGATAACCAATAATACAAAATCGAAATTCATACTATTTTTTCAGTTAGTCTTATTTTTTCTATGCCATGTCTTTAAAAGTATGGGCATTTCCGCATGGTTTTCTTGGCGTTTTAGTAATACTACTTTACTCATGTGTCCAATGCAACCACGGATTTTGTCCTGTTTTTTACTGAATTAATAGTATCAGTTTACAATAGTTCGATTGTTAAATACGTAAAAAAGAAtcatcagatttttttttatttgttctatAAAGATTTATGTCCGGAAACCAACTTAAATTATCAGCTACTTGCGAGTCATTTCAATTATGTAAAGATTTTTGTAATGACGTCCTTGTGTGACGTCAAATACAGTGCAAGTTCAGTAACAGTGCCATGCTTATCTTACGCGTTACACTCAGGCTAACCGTTCGACTTGACTTCAAAGCTAACATCGGTAGCGCTACGTTCAAAATGCTCAATGCTAATATTGCTTGAAACGTCAAGTAGTTGTCTTATACGTCTAAGTTCTGATGACGGTTGAATTGAACAATGTTCAAAAACAACGTGGACATTCCGAGGTAACGTTGCAATCCTGTCCAACATGTCCCGTAAGGCAGACGCTGACATAATCACCCATTTCATTGTTATTCGGCTAATTAAATCTGGTGGGATGAACGGGAATTGCTTAAAGTCAGTGTTTGTAATACAAACATATCGTAACTGGCGGAACTGTGGAAAAATGTTACTAAATAGTTCAACATTCTTTAGTTCGTATGCTATGAATGTTTGCAATTGTTTACCgttttttgacaatttgtttaacaatgatTCCTCAACAGACTTCCTTGATTTCAGTACTTTACATGTTAGCAGGTTTTTCACGTTTAACtcaattttaaacaagttatcGCCCCATATgctcaaatatttgaaacatttgcaCATTTTCAGATCATACTCGCCCGAGTGGTCCCAGCAGGTTAATGCTGTAAGTGAGTCCTTTGAGCTTATGAGCACATCCTGTAGGTTTTTCTGGCCAAGTTGATCGTTACATTCACTAACATGAATTGATTTCACTCGATGTTTGTTCATGAGGAGAAGTTTGTAGAGCAGTTCCATCCGCTCGGCGCTGAGAAGAATgtcatcaaaataaaaatggttcAATGTTATTTGAGTGTTCacataattatttgatattgctTCCTTATAACCTTCAATTACCATTCCTTGTATTGCTCTAACGATGTTTTCATTTGGCCTCGCTCGCTCATATTCGTAGTTATCGTATAAACAAGCTTTCATCGACTTTTGCGGTATGAATGTAGAAATCCATTTCGACATATCTTCACCTAAATTCATGTTAAGGCCACAAATGAATATGAACACTTGTGAAACGTCCATTATGAACTCAGGATGTCTTTCCATGTAATgtgttttgatagttttactGAACAAGTCCTCATTCATGCAAACATACACCGCAGCAAGAAATTCTTGAAACGTTTTGTGCAGAAATGAAAAGTTTGATGTATTTGCAACGTCTAGCCTCTCTTCAGTCAACAGACCTGATTCAAGTGCACGTTCTAATAGTTCGTCACCACTATTCTCTTCGAGAACAGCCGTTACACAGCTGATGCTAAATACATTCGATGACTGCATGTTCTGTGTAAAGAGTGTTTTGAGTGCTAGATGTGACAGAAACCTAAAAAGAGACCCATGTgtacgaatgttacattgaCATTGGATACAGCCTGGGAAAGTGTGTTTCAAAACTTTAGTTTGTCTGTTGTCGACTCTAATTTTCCCAAAGAGCATACTGATCATGCTTGCATAAATATTGCAGATGGAGTTGGACACATTGAACTCTTCGTACCACAAACAAACCAGCTGCATCAGAATAATTGGTATTGGAAGTAACTTTTCAACTCCCTTTTCTCGAACAAATTCCATAAATTGTACAGAGGTTTTCGTTCCTGTTTCTCCATTCAGACAATTGACCACCTTTTCAACAAGGCTAGACGGATCAACTGCGCCTTGaatttcaagatatttgtctatatttgagTCCTTAATCCGAAACTGTGACAATCTCCAAGGTCGCGACGTTGTTAACAGGATAGCATTATTGGCAAAATTTCGGAACGGGACAACTTTTTCTTCGTCCGAACAGCTGCAATCCTTATCAGAAGGATGTGACCACTCGTCAAGACCGTCAGCGATAATGACACAGCGTTTAGTTTCCAGGACAGTTTGTAAGAGATCATACGCTTCCTTTATGTCTTTGTCGTGGTATATCTTGAACAGCAATTGCTCCTTTATCATTTTAACGAGCTGGCATGTTTTGCTCCTTCAGAGCAATACGAAAAACAAAGTCAATATCTTTAAAGATATCAGCATCTGCGAATGATATATGTCCATTGCCTGCCATATCCGTGAGTTCGTCCAAAGTTCCTTCTTCTCTCAAGTGTTGGGCGCTCCATTCAAGACAGCACTTAATGGTTAAAGTTGTCTTTCCCATTCCTGGTTCGCCAATCAAATACACATTGCTGCATTTACTACTGCCTTCAAAGAAGATGTCCCTGTATGTGGTAACTGATAAGCGCATTAAATGCTCGCCGTGCTTTCCAATCTTTCGGTGGTCACGTTCTATTAGCTTTGGCGTTACGAACAACTTGTCTGGATTGCTGTCTCTGTTTGGCAGTAGCGAACACAATAGTGACGAGTTGAACACTCTTTGGTAGTACTTTGCCAAGCGCATCTGCAACCCTGAAATGACCTGATAACATTTAaacgttttcttttaaaactaatatataaGCAAATTCTTATTTAAACCGTATTGAAGGGATTTGTTACAAACAGAACGGGAATTGTGAATAGTACGTGGTTTGTGTAACCTGTAGGTGAACATCAAAACATCAAGCAGCTACATTTTAGGGATACGATTATGTAGTAgagaaagtttgaaaaaagaCGTGTGAGTGTATGTGTTTCTGTATGTAAAAGTTGAGACTAAGTTTCAAAGTTGGTTGCGAAATTTCACTTGAACGTTGCAATTGTAAGCGCGCAGGTGCGCGAAAAAAAGTTTTCATGTGCTGTTGTATATGCCTGTCTAAGCATTAAATATGTATGCACACTGTGATGACGTTGTTCACAAAAAAGGAGCCAACACATGCAAGAAGTCGTACAATTGTGTTCCGCGCCCTCTCTAGTATCTTATTTAGTGTGACTGTAATATCTATGCACATACCTTCAAACAGTATTTGCTGTTCATCTTCAACTCTGATCACCAGCTTATCGTTCTGAAGCTGAACAATAAGGAAAGCCACATACATTTCCATTATACTAATATTCTgcatattaataataacttccgttagtttattaaataacattgaagaaacacaatcatattaatggcttctgtaatatttgtttaagcaCTTTGAATATGTCTTTATCTCGCCATTTCAATGTTTGCGAACTATAAAGTTAATAAACTTTTTGGATGTATATTTTACGTAATACGTATGAAAACCACATAAAACAAACTGAATACTTATAGTGATGTAGAAATACCTCTTTCAAATTTTTAACAGCGCTGACTGCTTCACTATCTGTTTGGAGACAGACTGAATCCTCAAGCAACGAAGTTAGTTTCTGGAACAAGTTATTTAACTCGATGTCTTTCATTTTCTGGTCAGGAGAATGTCGAATGTTTCTTCCATATTCGCGTATCtaaattgttaaacattatattgCTTAAATGgttatataagtttaaatacttttatacatatacacacaATTGAAAGCTGGTAATCAATAGCcaatatattcataatataaatcGCACTATTAACTGCGCCTATCACatgcttaaaggcctagttttagCCTCCTTTGAATGACCCCTTCACCAACATCCGGTGTATTGAACGTTTTTGAGTATTTAACCTAATATTTATTGCCGTCTGGTGTATGCTATCCTTAATCAgatcttattttaatgaatattgatatgtcAATTGCATTGTCTGTGCGTTCCACCTTTTTATAACCCCCCCCCAGCTCATTACGGCAATTAGccaataaacaatatacatggaattAAGCACCCTGCTGTGTCAACCGCACAATACATTAGGGATGCCTGACTTGGGATTAACAAGCCAGACATTGCTTTAACTAGACATTAAATAGATATAATGGCTACGTTGTCAATGATCGAAAACACAAGCAAATACAGAATGTAAATTGCTTACTAATATGATTTTTGAGacaattaagcagttaaatttttcatttcattatgatGTTTAAGAAATTACTAAACTATCACTGTTAACTTTTGCAGGACGAACTATTTTCAATTACTTTAGATTCACTTACCTTGGTCAACAAGTTGGACGAGCTTGTGAAATCGATGGACAGTTTTGTCTCAAACTCTGTGCAGTTaatcaacacatttattaaggCATTGAAGTCGCTTTCTATGGAAGAAGACACGTCTTTGTAGCCATCCGGCGGTAGATAGCATTTTCCAATTTCCCAATGATCAGCATGCCATCCCTCtgcttttgtatttttccaaGACGGCCCAGAGAAGCGATGGTACCGAATAATCCCGTCGCGCACTAAATGGCATAACTGCTGAGGGCAGTTCCGGAGGCATTTCCGTGGAGTATTATGAAATTTACATCGTTTTAGACTGGTACAAATACCGCGTGTTGGACAAAGAATCAGATTCTCTGTCGTGCAATTTGTACAATTGGTATCTGGAGATAAGCAGCCCATGGATTTGGCGATGCTGAATATCTTCTTTTGAACGTCTCTAAGGCCATTGTCGATGAAAACCTGAAGTCCACGTTGTGCTATTCGCAAAGCAACGGATGCCTTGAACCAATTTTGGCTCTCCTTGTGTTTAAGAAGTTCCTTGTAGTAAACCATTGCGGAAAGAGGTTATACTTCGTAATAAACTGTCCACATTCTATTTAGATACATTGTCATTGTGTTTAatcgttatttttttcttttcaaatgagGCTGgaacaaaagaacaaaaaataaatctggtgcacatatacatttaattttatataaattactgttctgaatgttttttcttgacatttaaattgattaaataacaaatatatttcaccgaatgAGCACcaaatgtaatatttacttcattGTGTACACGAGATGACAGAACCTAACACTGAAACAGATTTCTTCTCTTTACGAATTGccttaaaattgaataaaatggcATAATGACATATATGCTCTGTCTTCCTgtgtttttcctttaaaatacGTTTCCGTAGTTTTTGCAAACCATATCCACAGAGGAACTGAATAAATTGGAAAGTATGTTATGTCCATTACAAACTGATGTTGTGTAGAAGGGGTCGAGCACACTTCCAGAGATAAggccaacatttttttattatttggtttACGGGattcttttcagaaaaaaatgagtcGGGacagaggggggggggggggatggggagaaataaaaataaaagtcaaatttTCCCCTAGTCGACCGAAAAATAAAAGTCAgaatataatttcttatttaattttgcaaccgttatatattgtttttttttgcaccTTGATAGTACTTCTGAACTAAAATGAAACTATTCTAAACTGAAAATAAgttgaaatttgttattttacgctctatttaaatactgacatacgtaaaaaaatgtgtatctacattttaattttttcataaataaaaggATTTAGTTGTATAAAtctgttatatttatatcatgtgtTCTGTTGTGAATGTCTTTTTGTAATACTCTAGAAAAGTCAGGTAATGAGCGCCTTGACCTAAgctgaaacattatttaaagatgaacatcaaatataaataaaaaaaatataactggAAACTGTATTTTCCTTTATTGATAGTTACCCCAAAAAAATCTGTAgactattttaaacagaaataacGTTTTAGTAAAGCTATCAGTACAGTATTTGATCATGTTTAATAGCTTAACTTTAAGTGCCAGATTGTTTTCCATAATCATTTCAGTTATGTATAACTTCTGACAATGAGTACCTTATTCTAATGTTTTATAGGGACAAAGAGTAAAATTTCTGCATACTGctaaattgttgtgttttttttcagttgaacTCTATAAATACGCATGCACACAAAGCCATGCAAAGACCACTTTAAACATTAGTATGCCTCAAGCTTCAGCTAATTAGTCAGTCATACTGGCAATAATAATGTGTTCGAACGTCTTGTTCCTCTcagattaattttattttcaaaactccaAACGATATCGTCTTATCTACCTCTGCATGTCTGCATCTCGCCAAGGACTTTCGTTATTTTAACGTCCCTTTGTAGCTGAGCATTTATTTCTTCCATAACTTCAGCGACTGATAAAGTTAACTTTACTTTGCGTATCGATGATTTTTAAGGTTTTTTCGTCGATTAgaatcaatttaaaatgtttaatatctcATGTATTGTTGTTAACATCAAATGCCGACATCTTGTTTGGAAGGCCTAGGACGACGTACTTACAATGATTTTTGACTTGCACTATATTCAACCGCAGTGAACATCCAATTAAAATCGCCGTTATAGAATGTACGCGGAACAGTATAAAAATTGACAAATCGTCTCCGAATCTTCATCATTCTTTTCGAACATACGGCGGCTAGcgtaaaaataaaagataactgTAGTAATTTGAAATAGACTTCTTCTCTTGAGAAAACTAAGGCAAAGTTGAAAACATACTCTAGAGAGTACTTAACAATCCTTGGGAAAACCAATGTCAACGTGAAATACGAGGACAAGAACTTCGTATTGCTGATCATTGTAGAGAATAATGATGGGCCAAATCTCATTGAAAAAAACTGGCTTGATAAAATAAACTTTACTGGTGAGAAATAGTATCTGTAAAAGTCAGTGGGGCAACTGATGACAATGATTTGAATGCGATTTTGAACAAATACGGTAGCGTCTTCAATGAAGGATCAGGAAAAAAACTGGCGTGAAGGCAAAATTCTACAGTGACGTGGATGTCAACCCAAAGTACTTTAAAGCACGACCAGTACCGTATGCTATGGAAGAAGGCATTGAGAAAGAGCTTGGACGTCTACAAAACGAAGGAACATGCGTTACTTGTGAAAGAGGCAACATGCCATTGGGGCGAGAACGAAAATCAGGCATTTCTGCAATCAAAGAAGCTCTTGGCCTCTTAAGATTTGTTAGTTCATTTTGACCCTGAAAAACAGCGACTGTTGCCCTGTGACGCATCGCCGTTTGGAGTTGCAGCGGTTTTGTCACACAATATGAAAGCGATTTCGTATGCCTCTATTACTCTATCAAGTGCAGAGAAAGACTATACAGTTCTTGAAAAGGAGGCATTTGTTTCACCAATATTTGTATGGAAACAAATTTGTGTTGCTTTCGGAGCATAAACCGCTACTGGGTTAACTGtacgaaaacaaacaaattccGACAACGGCAGCGCAAGAATACAGCGAGGGGCATTGACGTTAGCAgcttaagagtatgttttgcaATACAAGGAAGGACTAAACATTGGCAATGTTGATGGTCTAAGTCGATTGCCGAGACAAACAGAGGCTTCTGAACCGCCAATTCGAACGGAAATTGTGTTAGTTATTTAACAATTGGATGAAACGCCAGTAACATCACAACATGTCAGGCTATGGACGCAAGGGGATCTGGTTATTTCAAAAGTTGCTGTGTTTCTGCAAAGAAGATGGCCGGGGAAAATTCCAAATAAAGAATTTACACCTTATTTTGCTGTTAGAAATGAAATGAGCATGTATGATGTATGCATCGGGGAAACCGTGTAATTATATCTCCACGTGGACGTGAAACGATGCTGGACACGTTGCATGAATAACATCGAGGCTCAAACAGGATGAAATCCTTAGCCATATTATATGCATGGTAGCCTTAAATGGACACTTAGATTGAATTATATATGAGGCACTGTCAATTATGTCAGACAAACAGAAAAATGCCCACAGGAGCGAAATTGCATCCGTGGGAATGGCCGACACGATTTTTGCTGAGACTCATGTCGACTATGCAGGTTCATTCATGGGGAAAATGTTTTTGGTCATAATCGATGCTCATTCGAAGTGGATCGAAGCAAACGATACGAACAAAGCGACTTCAGCCGTGACAATTATTACAAAAGTCATTTGCTACATATGGACTATGCTAGCATCTGGTCACAGACAATGGAAGTGCACCACTAGTTCAGAATCTGACGAGTTCATTAAAAAGAATGACATTAAGCACATTTGAAGCAACCACGCAGCGAGCAATGGTCTTGGAGCGACCTGTAAGGATAAACAAAAGTGGTTTAAAGAAGCAACGTCATGGGACTATTCGGCAAAAGTTTGTAAAGGTGTTACTCACATATCGACTCGTACCACAGTCCACACTTGGCGTGAGACCGAGTGAACCACTTTATGGAAGACAATTAAGGTAATGGTTAGATTTGGTGATGCCAAATTTCACTGAAAA is from Mya arenaria isolate MELC-2E11 chromosome 9, ASM2691426v1 and encodes:
- the LOC128202815 gene encoding uncharacterized protein LOC128202815 isoform X1; its protein translation is MCFVYIPPSNSVYFQSHEIGFFEQLEFGLRKYSDKGHVVILGDLNSRTGERSDILSNVNDYERFIPTIECNDCDDIFPIRHSVDKNVNTLGIKLLDLCLSSNMTIVNGRLGDDAQVGNYTYISNNGNSVIDYAIVSRNLFPLVKNFTVHDLYRFTPHVPISCILSINMPNDINTNDHINYVKFEWSPENINSYRANISFCNEFHNIDDRLISGDTDIDNSVDTFSTLLYNKAFVSCGKRINTGVKNNNRKFRNPWFNGDCETARREFRTANKLYRKYNTDEYRRLLCTRRNVYRGITGKAKRQFYLQQKSDLHNMSRTQPQKFWKEIKKIRNNKPKDNSISKDDFLNHFKNLFDGDVFTNEDVDNSDDDDIVNVDQLDTDFTIEEVTKAISSLKRGKSGSVDDLTPEMFIDCKDLFAPVLCKLFNYMYNNCIYPQSWTKGIIVPVPKKGNLNDVNNYRGITLTSIFSKIFSILLDNRLRLWADNDIILNDNQFGFRGKRSTVDCIYVLSSIINQVINTDKRKLYCAFIDFRKAFDVVYRNGIWYKLLQYGASTKLVSMLKKIYESVKSCVRVRSQYSDYFDSNMGVKQGEPLSPLLFLFFINDMEDSLSRDCIDTVTIDEIRIFILLFADDTVLFSYTEQGLQLLLNKLHVYCNTWCISVNIDKSFVMVCQKGNRTEYVNLMYDGHKLDVVKKFTYLGVAISQNGTYLQSQKQLSEQALRALYSLNRLFDVISLDIRDKLKLFDAMISPILNYGCEVWGFHRAQHIERVQLKFLKQILSVRQQTCNAAVYGELARFPLSLFKKIRIIRFWYKIKRYPVSLLYKVYSMKNNNGMYINTWTLKVKELLDELGFTFMFDCENVTRLQLEAVVRRLYDNYLQQWYTSVRNSDKLQSYVGFKHDFVIEKYLSCINNNKLRMCLTRFRCSAHCLNMEEGRYRNINREDRKCVHCNMNVVENEYHFLLICPKYRDLRVKYLPRYYCQWPNMTKLILC
- the LOC128202815 gene encoding uncharacterized protein LOC128202815 isoform X3 — its product is MVYYKELLKHKESQNWFKASVALRIAQRGLQVFIDNGLRDVQKKIFSIAKSMGCLSPDTNCTNCTTENLILCPTRGICTSLKRCKFHNTPRKCLRNCPQQLCHLVRDGIIRYHRFSGPSWKNTKAEGWHADHWEIGKCYLPPDGYKDVSSSIESDFNALINVLINCTEFETKLSIDFTSSSNLLTKIREYGRNIRHSPDQKMKDIELNNLFQKLTSLLEDSVCLQTDSEAVSAVKNLKELQNDKLVIRVEDEQQILFEGLQMRLAKYYQRVFNSSLLCSLLPNRDSNPDKLFVTPKLIERDHRKIGKHGEHLMRLSVTTYRDIFFEGSSKCSNVYLIGEPGMGKTTLTIKCCLEWSAQHLREEGTLDELTDMAGNGHISFADADIFKDIDFVFRIALKEQNMPAR
- the LOC128202815 gene encoding uncharacterized protein LOC128202815 isoform X2, which gives rise to MIKEQLLFKIYHDKDIKEAYDLLQTVLETKRCVIIADGLDEWSHPSDKDCSCSDEEKVVPFRNFANNAILLTTSRPWRLSQFRIKDSNIDKYLEIQGAVDPSSLVEKVVNCLNGETGTKTSVQFMEFVREKGVEKLLPIPIILMQLVCLWYEEFNVSNSICNIYASMISMLFGKIRVDNRQTKVLKHTFPGCIQCQCNIRTHGSLFRFLSHLALKTLFTQNMQSSNVFSISCVTAVLEENSGDELLERALESGLLTEERLDVANTSNFSFLHKTFQEFLAAVYVCMNEDLFSKTIKTHYMERHPEFIMDVSQVFIFICGLNMNLGEDMSKWISTFIPQKSMKACLYDNYEYERARPNENIVRAIQGMVIEGYKEAISNNYVNTQITLNHFYFDDILLSAERMELLYKLLLMNKHRVKSIHVSECNDQLGQKNLQDVLISSKDSLTALTCWDHSGEYDLKMCKCFKYLSIWGDNLFKIELNVKNLLTCKVLKSRKSVEESLLNKLSKNGKQLQTFIAYELKNVELFSNIFPQFRQLRYVCITNTDFKQFPFIPPDLISRITMKWVIMSASALRDMLDRIATLPRNVHVVFEHCSIQPSSELRRIRQLLDVSSNISIEHFERSATDVSFEVKSNG